One Salvelinus namaycush isolate Seneca chromosome 29, SaNama_1.0, whole genome shotgun sequence genomic region harbors:
- the LOC120024432 gene encoding terminal nucleotidyltransferase 5A-like — MGEKVDSRRSTPVEGCLVDGESSNLSVLNWEQVQRLDAILAGSIPIHGRWNFPTLEIKPRDIVKVVRCRMEEKRIHVREVRLNGSAASHVLHEDSGLGWKDLDLIFCADMKSELEFQTVKDIVLDALLDFLPEGVNKEKITPVTLKEAYVQKMVKVCNDSDRWSLISLSNNRGKNVELKFVDSLRRQFEFSVDSFQIRLDSLLLFYECSEHPMAATFHPTILGESVYGDFSAALDHLRKRLICTRRPEEIRGGGLLKYCHLLVRGFCAASGPEMKLLQRYMCSRFFIDFPEVGEQRRKLESYLQNHFVGLEDRKYDYLATLHGVVQESTVCLMGHERRQTLGLISSLALRVLAEQNVIPNTANVTCYYQPAPYVADGNFSNYYVAQVQHVYPHYPPQQYPPQHYPPQQYPPQQYPPQQYPPSQYPLPHHPPPHHPMYTAWMPCN; from the exons ATGGGCGAGAAAGTCGACTCGAGACGATCGACTCCAGTGGAGGGCTGTTTGGTCGACGGGGAGAGCAGCAACCTCAGCGTGCTGAACTGGGAACAAGTGCAGCGCCTGGACGCCATCCTGGCTGGGTCCATCCCCATCCACGGCCGCTGGAACTTCCCAACTCTGGAGATTAAACCGCGGGACATAGTCAAAGTGGTCCGGTGTCGCATGGAGGAGAAACGCATACATGTCCGGGAGGTCCGCCTGAACGGTTCCGCGGCCAGCCATGTTCTCCACGAGGACAGCGGTTTGGGATGGAAGGATCTGGACCTGATATTCTGTGCCGACATGAAAAGCGAACTAGAGTTCCAGACGGTGAAGGATATAGTTCTTGACGCTCTACTAGACTTCTTACCCGAGGGAGTGAACAAGGAGAAGATCACACCAGTGACCTTAAAG GAGGCCTATGTGCAGAAGATGGTGAAGGTGTGTAATGACTCAGACCGCTGGAGcctcatctccctctccaacAACAGAGGCAAGAATGTGGAGTTAAAGTTTGTGGACTCTCTGCGTCGCCAGTTTGAGTTCAGTGTGGATTCCTTCCAGATTCGCCTGGATTCCCTTCTCCTCTTCTACGAGTGCTCTGAGCACCCCATGGCAGCCACCTTCCACCCCACCATCCTGGGAGAGAGTGTCTATGGTGATTTCTCTGCCGCCCTCGACCATCTACGCAAACGCCTCATCTGCACGCGGCGCCCCGAGGAGATTCGCGGTGGTGGTCTACTTAAATACTGCCATCTGCTGGTCCGGGGTTTCTGTGCGGCTTCCGGACCCGAAATGAAACTTCTGCAACGCTACATGTGCTCCAGGTTCTTCATAGACTTCCCAGAGGTGGGCGAGCAGAGGAGGAAGCTGGAATCCTACCTCCAGAACCACTTTGTGGGTCTCGAGGACAGGAAATACGACTATCTGGCTACTCTGCATGGAGTAGTGCAGGAGAGCACTGTGTGCCTGATGGGCCACgagaggagacagacactggGCCTCATCTCCTCCCTGGCCCTTCGGGTCCTTGCCGAGCAGAACGTTATCCCCAACACGGCCAACGTCACCTGCTACTACCAGCCGGCCCCTTATGTCGCAGACGGCAACTTCAGCAACTACTACGTGGCCCAGGTGCAGCATGTTTACCCGCATTACCCCCCTCAGCAGTACCCCCCTCAGCATTACCCACCTCAGCAGTACCCACCTCAGCAGTACCCACCTCAGCAGTACCCTCCGTCACAGTATCCCCTTCCACACCATCCACCTCCGCACCACCCCATGTACACTGCATGGATGCCCTGCAACTGA